In Excalfactoria chinensis isolate bCotChi1 chromosome 3, bCotChi1.hap2, whole genome shotgun sequence, one DNA window encodes the following:
- the CENPW gene encoding centromere protein W translates to MRRTVSRGTLRKIIKKHKPHLRLAANTDLLVHLSFLLFLQRLAEEARTNAFENKSKVIKPEHTIAAAKVILKKSRG, encoded by the exons ATGAGGCGCACGGTGTCCCGCGGCACTTTGCGGAAGATCATAAAGAAACACAAGCCTCACTTACGCCTGGCGGCCAACACCGACTTGCTG GTACATTTGAGCTTCTTGTTGTTTCTCCAGCGTCTAGCAGAAGAAGCCAGGACAAATGCTTTTGAGAACAAAAGTAAAGTAATTAAACCTGAGCATACTATAGCTGCAGCAAAG gttattttaaagaaaagcagaggctag